One genomic segment of Catalinimonas alkaloidigena includes these proteins:
- a CDS encoding FecR family protein has product MEEEYKSFTIDEFVQDAFFYEWVTAPTVHHESFWQSWLYLHPEKRTEVEEARQIIIALISKETASVANYLEQDWQQIQASMGDAKPVSFYRRSIPRRAIAASVLLLLSFGYYFWWQAESHDWQYIVTPYGKQQSVILPDGSEVVLNGNTQLRYATVWDTAAETREVWLDGEAFFHVTKQKKKNVQVSGVPVKFTVHTSHIQVEVLGTAFNVRSRKKQAQVVLSEGSVLVHDTFKDSLMLEPGEMVEFNEQQPRLAKRSVNDKVYTSWKEQKLSFDNQTVADIFRRLEDTYGWKIETNNKVWLQEHYTGSVPVEQVELLFDKLATLYDMRVKRQGKTVWFEKK; this is encoded by the coding sequence TTGGAAGAGGAATATAAAAGTTTCACTATTGACGAGTTTGTACAAGATGCCTTCTTCTATGAATGGGTAACTGCTCCAACTGTGCATCATGAGAGTTTCTGGCAATCTTGGTTGTATTTGCATCCTGAAAAGAGAACCGAAGTAGAAGAGGCAAGACAAATAATTATAGCGCTTATTTCAAAGGAAACGGCTTCTGTTGCTAATTATTTAGAACAAGATTGGCAACAAATTCAGGCAAGTATGGGTGATGCAAAACCGGTTTCATTTTACCGAAGGAGCATACCAAGGCGTGCTATCGCTGCTTCTGTTTTATTATTGCTAAGTTTTGGATATTATTTCTGGTGGCAGGCAGAAAGTCATGACTGGCAATATATTGTGACCCCTTATGGAAAACAACAAAGTGTTATTTTACCAGATGGCTCTGAAGTTGTACTCAACGGTAATACACAACTGCGTTATGCAACAGTTTGGGACACTGCAGCAGAAACAAGAGAAGTATGGCTTGATGGAGAGGCTTTTTTTCATGTAACTAAGCAAAAAAAGAAAAACGTTCAGGTCAGCGGGGTGCCTGTAAAGTTCACGGTACATACAAGTCACATACAGGTAGAGGTATTGGGTACGGCGTTTAATGTGCGAAGCAGAAAGAAACAGGCGCAAGTGGTGCTGAGTGAAGGTAGCGTATTAGTACATGATACGTTCAAAGACTCGCTCATGCTTGAACCTGGAGAAATGGTTGAATTCAATGAACAACAGCCTCGTCTGGCAAAACGGTCGGTTAATGATAAAGTTTATACTTCCTGGAAGGAACAGAAACTTAGCTTTGACAATCAAACAGTTGCCGATATTTTTCGTCGGCTGGAAGATACCTATGGATGGAAAATTGAAACAAACAATAAAGTTTGGCTACAAGAGCACTATACAGGGTCAGTACCAGTAGAGCAGGTAGAGCTTTTGTTCGATAAACTAGCCACGCTATATGATATGCGGGTGAAAAGGCAAGGCAAAACAGTTTGGTTTGAAAAAAAGTAA
- a CDS encoding SusD/RagB family nutrient-binding outer membrane lipoprotein — translation MKKINISLLMIIFSLSIVHTSCDEGFEELNTSDIAINELDPVPILNHAVWRSSPYFFRHTMIYEMAIVQHMVTPFGTSLAGGNYNQENFPIAQYTWENHYENIIRNSVDIISKYKDDTNRSNIYNMARIIRVYGGMVLTDTYGDVPYINAGLGFIERNDAPVYDSQESIYMSILSELEEATASLSSDSRIESGDILYAGDIIQWKRFGYSLMLRAAMRLTKVNPALAQEYVGKAVSGGVMESNDDNAMVRHSSNFTNFLGGELNGSEAANFYMTKPLVDFFQSNDDPRLGVMAVRYVGATSGSGQTEAVATRDSNDQIGLPMGYDNNTIGVRAEADGIGSFYSYTQFDRNTIGKQTAPFFILTYAQTQFLLAEAAVRGWADGEAADYFANGIRGHMEQLEIHDSNLAIEETAINAYIRAHPLEAGSELEQINTQYWVASLFNSQEAFANFRRSGYPALVPNPYPQSSISGDFIRRLTYHTSEYTNNLENINTAINRQGPDKLDTRVWWDQ, via the coding sequence ATGAAGAAAATAAATATTTCTCTACTGATGATAATTTTTAGCTTGAGCATAGTACACACAAGCTGCGATGAAGGATTCGAAGAGCTAAATACAAGTGATATTGCAATCAATGAATTGGACCCTGTTCCTATCTTAAATCACGCAGTATGGAGATCATCTCCATATTTTTTCAGGCATACCATGATCTATGAAATGGCTATAGTGCAGCATATGGTTACCCCTTTTGGTACCTCATTAGCCGGGGGCAATTACAACCAGGAAAATTTTCCTATTGCACAATATACCTGGGAAAACCATTATGAAAATATCATTAGGAATAGCGTTGATATAATATCAAAATATAAAGATGATACCAATCGCTCTAATATCTATAATATGGCAAGAATCATCCGGGTATATGGGGGTATGGTGTTGACTGACACTTACGGAGATGTCCCCTACATAAATGCTGGATTAGGGTTTATTGAAAGAAATGATGCTCCTGTATACGATTCGCAGGAATCCATTTATATGAGTATATTAAGTGAGCTGGAAGAAGCTACTGCATCATTAAGTTCAGATAGCCGGATAGAGAGTGGTGATATTTTATATGCTGGAGACATTATCCAATGGAAGCGCTTCGGTTATTCATTAATGTTACGTGCAGCCATGAGGCTTACTAAAGTAAATCCTGCCTTGGCGCAGGAGTATGTAGGAAAAGCAGTGAGCGGTGGCGTTATGGAATCGAATGATGATAATGCTATGGTTCGTCATTCATCTAATTTTACAAATTTCTTGGGCGGAGAACTGAATGGATCAGAAGCGGCTAACTTTTACATGACAAAACCTTTAGTAGATTTTTTTCAGTCCAATGATGATCCAAGGCTGGGTGTTATGGCTGTCCGCTATGTGGGAGCTACCAGTGGTAGTGGGCAAACCGAAGCCGTAGCTACCCGTGATTCTAACGATCAAATAGGCTTACCTATGGGATACGATAACAATACTATAGGTGTTAGGGCTGAAGCTGACGGAATAGGCAGTTTCTATAGCTATACCCAGTTTGACAGAAATACGATCGGAAAACAGACAGCTCCCTTTTTTATACTTACGTATGCACAGACGCAGTTTTTGTTAGCAGAAGCTGCTGTTAGGGGATGGGCTGATGGTGAGGCTGCTGACTATTTTGCAAACGGTATCCGAGGGCATATGGAGCAATTAGAAATTCATGATTCCAACTTAGCTATTGAAGAAACTGCTATCAATGCATATATACGAGCGCATCCATTAGAGGCTGGCAGTGAGCTAGAACAAATTAACACCCAATACTGGGTAGCCAGTCTTTTTAATTCCCAGGAGGCATTTGCAAACTTCCGTCGCTCAGGTTATCCGGCATTAGTACCCAATCCATATCCTCAAAGCTCAATTTCTGGAGACTTTATTCGTCGCCTGACCTATCATACCAGTGAATACACTAATAATTTGGAAAATATTAACACTGCCATAAATAGACAAGGGCCCGATAAGTTAGATACCAGAGTTTGGTGGGATCAGTAA
- a CDS encoding RNA polymerase sigma factor — translation MKNEVNLWNAFRKGDRQAFERLYRLHYTAIYHYGYRFTTDTETIRDTVQTLFVDLWRRREHLGDTNQVRPYLYQGMRRLLVKQLNAQREVHTQNMLAVTIQSSHEDDLIASEKTSLQMLKIQDAIQSLSHKQQEVVYLRFYENMDNQSIAERMDIHINTVYNLAYLAMTNLRRLLKKPTDQFFLLMLFFL, via the coding sequence TTGAAAAATGAAGTAAACCTGTGGAATGCATTTCGTAAGGGTGACCGGCAGGCATTTGAGCGACTGTACCGATTACACTACACTGCCATATACCATTATGGATATCGTTTTACTACTGATACTGAAACAATTAGAGATACCGTCCAGACATTATTTGTTGATTTATGGCGAAGGCGGGAGCATCTTGGAGATACGAATCAAGTACGGCCCTACCTTTATCAAGGAATGCGTCGACTGCTTGTCAAGCAACTGAATGCACAACGGGAAGTACACACTCAGAATATGTTGGCTGTTACTATTCAGTCTTCACATGAAGATGATTTGATCGCCTCAGAAAAAACAAGTCTTCAAATGTTGAAGATCCAAGATGCGATTCAGAGTTTAAGCCACAAACAGCAGGAAGTGGTTTATCTTCGCTTTTATGAAAATATGGATAATCAGAGTATAGCAGAACGTATGGATATCCATATCAACACCGTGTATAATTTAGCTTACCTAGCCATGACAAACTTACGTCGGCTACTAAAAAAACCAACTGATCAATTTTTTCTATTGATGCTATTTTTTCTATAG
- a CDS encoding NAD(P)-dependent alcohol dehydrogenase, whose translation MKAFTKTKYGGPEVLQLEEVEKPSLKDDQFLVKVVANSANPADWHILRGKPFFARFSFGLFKPTNKILGADFAGIVEEVGRHVKHFKVGDRVFGESLEGGAFAEYTPVVANECSKMPEGTGFAEMACVPIAGLTALQALVNHGQLKEGESVFINGASGGVGHFTVQIARAYGAKVTAVCSSKNIAFVKALGADQVIAYDKENIHHHNGKYDLIIDTHGNLFHSDYKRMGQRGVMVGFTSLGHMISLLLKRATSKFPLQQFTAKANTKDLETLASLIQNGKVQVYVEKTYSYKDIPEAIGYIEAMRTRGKVAMLWEDIAEVDARRKSTSY comes from the coding sequence ATGAAAGCCTTTACAAAGACAAAGTATGGAGGACCTGAAGTGCTTCAACTGGAAGAGGTAGAAAAGCCCTCTTTGAAAGATGACCAATTCCTGGTTAAAGTTGTAGCAAATTCAGCTAATCCCGCTGACTGGCATATTCTTCGGGGAAAACCCTTTTTTGCACGCTTCTCTTTCGGATTGTTCAAACCCACAAATAAAATCCTGGGGGCTGATTTTGCAGGCATCGTGGAGGAAGTAGGCAGACATGTAAAGCATTTTAAGGTTGGCGATCGGGTATTTGGAGAATCCCTTGAAGGCGGGGCTTTTGCTGAATATACACCTGTAGTAGCCAATGAATGTAGCAAAATGCCTGAGGGAACAGGTTTTGCTGAAATGGCCTGTGTTCCTATCGCAGGACTAACAGCTTTGCAGGCACTTGTCAATCATGGACAACTTAAAGAGGGAGAGTCAGTTTTCATCAATGGCGCTTCAGGAGGTGTCGGTCATTTTACGGTACAAATTGCAAGAGCCTATGGGGCTAAAGTAACAGCTGTTTGTTCCAGTAAAAACATTGCCTTTGTCAAGGCTTTAGGTGCTGATCAAGTGATTGCATATGATAAAGAAAATATCCATCATCACAATGGGAAATACGACCTCATCATTGACACACATGGCAATCTTTTTCATTCAGACTACAAACGCATGGGCCAGCGAGGGGTTATGGTAGGTTTTACTAGCTTGGGTCATATGATATCTTTGCTCTTGAAGAGAGCTACAAGTAAATTCCCACTACAGCAATTTACAGCGAAAGCCAACACCAAAGATTTAGAGACACTAGCATCTTTAATTCAAAATGGAAAAGTCCAAGTATACGTAGAGAAGACTTATTCTTACAAAGACATCCCAGAAGCCATAGGTTATATTGAAGCCATGCGCACCCGGGGAAAAGTGGCCATGCTATGGGAAGACATAGCAGAGGTAGATGCAAGACGAAAAAGCACATCTTACTAG
- a CDS encoding TonB-dependent receptor domain-containing protein produces the protein MNLGKIRAAYAEVGSDTDVAPFSHMLGYTINSNLFQGPTSVQPLGAIGTSVVPNPNLRPMRVKEYEFGLNVQLFDRINFDITYYNKLSIDQILQAAISNTSGFTSQLINVGESVNKGVEILLNVTPIQKDAFSWDVTFNGAYNTSEVLKLGLDGSDVSIGGTIRQVVGLPLGQIYNRGYLRDDQGRKIFNPNNGLPETTAEEIHLGSAIPKWVGGITNTLNYKGLSVSALVDFKLGHDLISSAEFDYVRHGKHKKTLVGRAEGYVIGVGVTPDGNSNTTQVDVQTYYEADARIREDFVYNAGFWKLRQVTIGYDFTHLNGLTEFLPVQGLTLSAVANNVYTIKRWTENMDPEQVHQINGTQDIALPMVRSYGLNLRVQF, from the coding sequence ATGAATTTAGGAAAGATCAGGGCTGCATATGCTGAAGTTGGCAGTGACACCGATGTTGCGCCTTTTTCTCATATGCTAGGCTACACTATTAATAGTAATTTGTTTCAGGGGCCTACCTCTGTACAACCTTTGGGAGCGATCGGTACAAGTGTTGTTCCAAATCCAAACCTTCGTCCTATGAGAGTAAAAGAGTATGAGTTTGGTCTTAACGTACAGCTATTTGACCGCATTAACTTTGATATCACTTATTACAATAAACTGAGTATAGATCAAATTTTACAGGCTGCCATCTCCAATACGTCTGGCTTTACTTCACAATTAATTAATGTAGGAGAAAGTGTTAACAAAGGAGTGGAAATACTACTTAATGTAACTCCCATCCAAAAGGATGCATTCTCCTGGGATGTTACATTTAACGGCGCTTATAACACTTCTGAGGTACTGAAATTAGGTTTAGATGGTAGTGATGTTTCAATCGGAGGGACAATTCGCCAAGTAGTAGGATTGCCTTTAGGGCAAATATACAATAGAGGGTACCTACGGGATGATCAGGGTAGAAAAATATTCAATCCAAATAATGGATTGCCTGAAACAACAGCTGAAGAAATTCACCTGGGCAGCGCTATTCCCAAATGGGTAGGGGGCATTACCAATACGCTTAATTATAAAGGTTTAAGTGTATCTGCCCTGGTTGATTTCAAATTGGGTCATGATTTAATCTCCTCTGCCGAATTTGATTATGTACGACATGGGAAACATAAAAAGACTTTGGTTGGACGAGCAGAAGGGTATGTTATTGGAGTAGGCGTTACGCCTGATGGTAATTCTAATACTACCCAGGTTGACGTACAGACCTATTATGAAGCTGATGCGCGCATCAGAGAGGATTTTGTCTATAATGCAGGTTTTTGGAAGTTACGTCAGGTCACAATTGGCTATGATTTCACACATTTAAATGGGCTTACCGAATTTTTACCCGTGCAAGGACTTACGTTGAGTGCAGTTGCTAATAACGTGTATACTATTAAAAGATGGACTGAAAACATGGATCCTGAACAGGTACATCAGATCAACGGTACTCAGGATATTGCGCTTCCTATGGTACGTAGCTATGGACTTAATCTGAGAGTTCAGTTTTAA
- a CDS encoding SusC/RagA family TonB-linked outer membrane protein: protein MAQLFYSLLYSGMLLLMVGMVVPGISQSLALSSTNPAQKPQEQQIALVDVLTALEDKLGISFDYANTMIKDKKVPSKVIKENPTDVDWYLNKILSPLQLQVKKFGDDTYLIYPKKEESKLQYNPAHLQLNNSSAFHNTSYSIPKVFLRMKNEGIERVIQGVVRDKEDGGPLPGVNVLVKNTTIGTVTDGEGSYTINVPNEDDVLVFSTIGYITQEVTLNGRSEIDVSMDVNVQSLDEVVVTALGIKKETKKLGYAVSTVESEQVTVNRTTNFIQSLQGKVAGVNIAGMATGAGGSSTIRIRGQSAFAGDNQPLIVVDGIPINNTRQYSGTQGANNSDTGDGLISINPDIIESMSVLKGGAAAALYGSRAKDGVIMITTKNRRGKRGLGITWNSNFTIDRAVDDTDFQYEYGQGERGVRPTSPFPDSGVWSFGEKIEPGMTQVLFDGEEVPYVPQRNQITDFYDGGSTFTNTLSIASGGENGGFNLSLSQLNNDGITPNSGFERYNASLGFTQNIASKFSISGNLNYSREIHTNPPQIVAQDMTSTKTIYTLANTMPLYLLEKYQRDENGNEIIYSRFRNRTNPYLSVNDHFNNVQRDRIYGNITMRYNFADWLYVQGRVGQDYYSREQELNFPSLMAGTSPAPPGFINGAVTQDQRRFREINSDFLIGAEQEFNEKFGLSLTLGGNIMYQRSDRNSIRGQDFIVPWLYTIANTRVRDPLYEYSERRVNSLYGAAEFSYNDYLFLSVTGRNDWFSTLSPEERSVCFTLQFPVVLFSHRPSQVYLTG, encoded by the coding sequence ATGGCTCAATTATTTTACTCCCTTCTCTATTCTGGTATGCTACTACTCATGGTAGGTATGGTTGTGCCTGGAATATCCCAGTCTCTCGCTCTATCTTCAACTAATCCGGCACAGAAACCACAAGAACAGCAAATAGCGCTGGTGGATGTCCTGACTGCGCTGGAAGATAAACTAGGTATATCCTTTGATTATGCAAACACAATGATAAAAGATAAGAAGGTTCCTTCTAAAGTCATAAAAGAAAATCCGACTGATGTGGACTGGTATCTGAACAAAATATTATCGCCTCTCCAGCTACAGGTCAAAAAATTTGGGGATGATACCTACCTGATTTATCCTAAAAAGGAAGAAAGCAAGCTTCAGTATAATCCAGCACACCTTCAGCTGAATAATTCGTCTGCTTTTCATAATACGTCATATTCTATTCCTAAAGTGTTTTTGAGAATGAAGAATGAGGGAATTGAAAGAGTCATTCAGGGAGTAGTAAGAGACAAAGAGGATGGAGGGCCACTACCTGGAGTGAATGTACTTGTAAAAAATACTACAATTGGTACAGTCACGGATGGGGAGGGGAGTTATACAATCAATGTGCCCAATGAGGATGACGTATTGGTCTTTTCTACTATTGGATACATTACACAGGAGGTAACATTGAATGGAAGGTCAGAAATTGATGTGTCTATGGATGTGAATGTTCAAAGTTTGGACGAAGTCGTGGTAACGGCATTAGGAATCAAGAAAGAAACAAAAAAATTAGGATACGCCGTATCAACTGTTGAGTCAGAACAAGTAACGGTGAACCGTACAACCAACTTCATACAGTCTTTACAAGGGAAAGTAGCTGGTGTAAATATCGCCGGTATGGCTACCGGTGCAGGAGGTTCAAGTACTATAAGGATTAGGGGACAGTCTGCTTTTGCTGGGGATAACCAGCCTTTGATTGTCGTAGACGGAATACCAATCAACAATACGCGCCAATACAGTGGCACTCAAGGTGCAAACAACTCGGACACAGGAGATGGTTTAATCAGCATCAACCCAGATATTATTGAGTCTATGTCAGTGTTGAAAGGAGGAGCTGCAGCAGCTTTATATGGCTCCAGGGCCAAAGATGGAGTAATCATGATCACCACTAAAAACCGTAGAGGAAAGAGAGGGCTAGGGATAACCTGGAATAGTAATTTTACCATAGACAGGGCTGTTGATGATACAGACTTTCAGTATGAATATGGGCAGGGAGAAAGAGGAGTAAGGCCTACTTCACCTTTTCCCGATTCAGGAGTATGGAGCTTTGGTGAAAAAATAGAACCGGGAATGACGCAGGTATTATTTGATGGAGAAGAAGTGCCTTATGTGCCACAGCGAAATCAGATTACTGATTTTTACGATGGAGGGTCTACTTTTACTAATACCCTTTCTATTGCTTCCGGAGGAGAAAATGGAGGTTTTAACCTTTCGTTATCTCAACTTAATAACGATGGCATCACTCCCAATTCAGGTTTTGAAAGGTATAATGCCAGTCTGGGGTTCACACAAAATATCGCATCAAAATTTAGTATTTCTGGAAATCTCAATTATAGCAGAGAGATTCATACTAACCCTCCGCAAATCGTAGCTCAGGATATGACATCCACGAAGACGATATATACTCTGGCGAACACTATGCCTTTATATCTTTTAGAAAAATACCAAAGGGATGAAAATGGCAATGAGATCATTTATTCTAGATTTCGTAACAGAACCAATCCTTATCTCTCCGTAAATGATCATTTCAATAATGTTCAAAGGGACCGAATCTATGGTAACATTACTATGCGGTATAACTTTGCTGACTGGCTCTATGTACAAGGCAGAGTCGGACAGGATTACTACTCCCGTGAACAGGAACTCAATTTTCCATCTTTAATGGCAGGCACATCTCCGGCACCTCCGGGTTTTATAAATGGAGCTGTTACTCAAGATCAGCGGAGGTTCAGAGAAATCAATTCAGATTTTTTGATAGGTGCTGAGCAGGAATTTAATGAGAAGTTTGGACTTAGCCTTACGCTTGGAGGAAATATCATGTATCAGCGCTCTGATCGTAACAGTATACGCGGACAGGATTTTATCGTGCCATGGTTATATACAATCGCCAATACAAGGGTTAGAGATCCACTTTATGAATATTCTGAACGCCGGGTCAATTCTTTGTACGGAGCAGCAGAATTTTCCTATAATGACTACCTGTTTCTGAGTGTTACGGGACGAAACGATTGGTTTTCCACCCTTTCTCCCGAAGAGAGAAGTGTGTGCTTTACCCTTCAGTTTCCGGTAGTTTTGTTTTCTCACAGGCCTTCGCAGGTTTACCTAACTGGATGA
- a CDS encoding enolase C-terminal domain-like protein, translated as MDRRNVIKNLGLGLASGTIGALGLTEKAMAQGFEAAKYQKATNGLPPIKITNVKAISTRPSGSGSNLVVVKVETSEPGLYGLGCATFTQRAHAVITAVDKYLNDFCTGKSADNIEDMWQSTYHSSYWRNGPVLNNALSGLDQALWDIKGKRANMPVYELLGGKVRIAPPTYTHASGNSPEEVADKVQEYMDLGYKHVRIQMGGYSGVSDLEPDFKKVGFGHETDNFMDQYAYLKGVPKMFEAVRKACGERVELCHDVHERIQPNDAINLCKELEQYRPFFIEDPFSPENIAYFEQLRGQSSVPLAMGELFNSPHEWVEPMSKRWYDFIRIHISQIGGITPAMKVARLGEWFNVKTAWHGPGDTSPVGHAANTHISLAVWNFGILEMHRTVSDEIQEVFPGAPYSGDGYAHINEAPGLGVDINEDAAAKWPIAESFPGFGRVRKFDGTPIRP; from the coding sequence ATGGATAGAAGAAATGTCATCAAAAATTTAGGGTTAGGGTTAGCTAGTGGTACCATAGGAGCCTTGGGCCTGACTGAAAAAGCTATGGCCCAAGGTTTTGAAGCTGCAAAATACCAGAAGGCAACCAATGGTTTACCTCCAATAAAAATAACCAACGTCAAAGCAATTTCCACACGACCGAGCGGTTCTGGTTCTAATTTAGTTGTAGTCAAAGTTGAGACCAGCGAACCTGGATTGTATGGGCTTGGGTGTGCTACTTTCACTCAGCGGGCACATGCCGTTATTACAGCAGTTGACAAATATTTAAACGATTTTTGTACTGGTAAAAGTGCTGATAATATTGAAGACATGTGGCAGTCAACTTACCACAGTTCTTACTGGAGAAACGGTCCTGTTCTAAATAATGCTCTGAGTGGGTTAGACCAGGCACTTTGGGATATCAAAGGTAAACGCGCCAACATGCCTGTTTATGAACTATTAGGAGGAAAAGTTCGTATCGCACCTCCTACCTATACCCATGCGAGTGGTAATAGTCCTGAAGAAGTGGCTGACAAAGTACAGGAATACATGGATTTAGGATATAAACATGTCCGAATCCAGATGGGAGGGTACAGTGGTGTGAGTGATTTGGAACCGGATTTTAAAAAAGTAGGCTTTGGTCATGAAACAGATAACTTTATGGACCAATATGCTTATTTAAAGGGTGTTCCTAAAATGTTTGAAGCAGTACGAAAAGCTTGTGGGGAGCGGGTTGAACTCTGTCATGATGTTCACGAACGGATTCAGCCCAATGATGCTATTAACCTTTGTAAAGAATTAGAACAATACCGCCCTTTTTTTATTGAAGATCCTTTTTCCCCTGAAAACATTGCCTATTTTGAACAATTACGTGGGCAAAGCAGTGTGCCATTGGCGATGGGAGAATTATTCAATAGCCCGCATGAATGGGTGGAGCCCATGAGCAAAAGGTGGTATGATTTCATAAGAATTCATATTTCACAAATTGGAGGAATTACCCCTGCCATGAAAGTAGCCCGGCTCGGAGAATGGTTTAATGTGAAAACAGCATGGCATGGCCCAGGTGATACCTCTCCCGTAGGACATGCCGCCAATACTCATATTTCTCTGGCGGTATGGAACTTTGGCATTTTGGAAATGCACAGGACCGTAAGTGACGAAATACAGGAAGTTTTTCCGGGTGCTCCCTACAGTGGAGATGGATATGCACATATCAACGAGGCTCCTGGACTTGGCGTAGATATCAACGAGGACGCTGCCGCTAAGTGGCCAATTGCAGAGTCATTTCCAGGTTTTGGGAGAGTACGCAAGTTCGATGGTACTCCTATCAGACCTTAG